The Thermodesulfovibrionales bacterium genome has a window encoding:
- a CDS encoding ferritin family protein, with translation MNAVEIAIKMETDAIAFYKEAAAKVKNIVGQKMFLSIREDEKRHLDMLKEIMQGLDIRFQDASPIRNVKTIFEEHRAEMMERVNATSDELEAFKIAMRMEEEGIAFYRKQASEAPSEKEKALFERLSKEEEEHFAVFSNTYFFLQNTGSWYLWEEHGIVDGGTPWA, from the coding sequence ATGAACGCCGTTGAGATAGCGATAAAGATGGAGACCGATGCGATAGCCTTCTATAAGGAGGCGGCAGCAAAGGTAAAGAATATCGTAGGACAGAAGATGTTCCTCTCTATCAGGGAGGATGAAAAGCGCCATCTTGATATGCTGAAAGAGATAATGCAGGGCCTCGATATCCGTTTCCAGGACGCCAGTCCCATCAGGAATGTCAAAACGATATTCGAGGAACACAGGGCTGAGATGATGGAGAGGGTCAATGCGACAAGCGATGAACTGGAAGCCTTCAAGATAGCGATGAGGATGGAAGAAGAAGGGATCGCGTTTTACCGGAAGCAGGCTTCCGAAGCCCCCTCTGAGAAGGAAAAGGCCCTCTTTGAGAGACTCTCAAAAGAAGAGGAGGAACACTTTGCCGTCTTCTCGAATACCTACTTCTTTCTCCAGAATACCGGGAGCTGGTACCTGTGGGAAGAGCACGGCATTGTGGACGGTGGTACGCCCTGGGCCTAA
- a CDS encoding rubredoxin, with protein sequence MEKWKCIVCGYIYDPDTGDPEAGIAPGTAFENLPDDWTCPVCGATKDMFEKI encoded by the coding sequence ATGGAAAAATGGAAATGTATCGTCTGCGGGTATATCTATGACCCCGATACGGGAGATCCCGAAGCAGGAATAGCTCCGGGCACGGCCTTCGAGAACCTTCCCGATGACTGGACCTGCCCTGTCTGCGGAGCAACGAAGGACATGTTCGAAAAGATCTGA